The following proteins are co-located in the Candidatus Binataceae bacterium genome:
- a CDS encoding TadA family conjugal transfer-associated ATPase, with protein MKLVERISQKEGAAPQQQQRSIIGAQAPKRERSTVADGFQQLKLAVHNRLFETLDVSRLESLEANMASQKVTGAISEILDEEGRLLTDADRARLIEEIKNELLGLGPLEPLLWDDEITDILVNGPSQVYVERGGKLYLTDVSFQDDQHLMLIIDRIVSQVGRRVDEASPMVDARLPDGSRINAIIPPLALDGPALSIRRFGKRRYSVDDLVAKDSITPDMVEFIRAIIRARLNVLVCGGTGSGKTTMLNCISAFIPVDERVVTIEDSAELVLQQPHVVRLETRPPNVEGKGEVTARELVRNTLRMRPDRIIVGEVRGSEVFDMLQAMSTGHDGSLCTIHANTPRDSMGRLEMMMLLAGWSIPQRAMRQQIASALNVIVHVSRLSDGSRKVMKISELVGMEGDMIMMQDLFEFHRTGVNAQGKVLGQYRKTGIRSAYKDRIEAYGYSMD; from the coding sequence ATGAAATTGGTCGAACGCATATCCCAGAAAGAAGGCGCCGCGCCGCAACAGCAGCAGCGCTCGATAATCGGCGCCCAGGCTCCCAAGCGCGAGCGCAGCACCGTTGCCGACGGCTTCCAGCAGCTCAAGCTCGCGGTGCATAACCGCCTGTTCGAAACGCTGGACGTCTCGCGCCTGGAAAGCCTCGAAGCCAATATGGCCTCGCAGAAGGTCACCGGCGCGATCAGCGAGATTCTGGACGAGGAGGGCAGGCTCCTCACCGACGCCGACCGCGCGCGCCTGATCGAGGAGATCAAAAACGAGCTGCTCGGCCTCGGTCCGCTCGAACCGCTATTGTGGGACGACGAGATCACCGACATCCTGGTCAACGGCCCCTCGCAGGTCTACGTTGAGCGCGGCGGCAAGCTCTACCTGACCGACGTGAGCTTCCAGGACGATCAGCACCTGATGCTGATCATCGACCGGATCGTTTCGCAGGTCGGCCGCCGCGTCGACGAAGCTTCGCCGATGGTCGACGCGCGCCTGCCCGACGGCTCGCGTATCAACGCGATCATTCCTCCGCTCGCGCTGGACGGGCCGGCGCTCTCGATCCGCCGTTTCGGCAAGCGGCGCTACTCGGTCGACGACCTGGTCGCCAAGGACAGCATCACCCCCGACATGGTCGAGTTCATCCGCGCGATCATCCGCGCCCGCCTGAACGTGCTGGTCTGCGGCGGCACTGGCTCGGGGAAGACCACAATGCTTAACTGTATCTCGGCCTTCATCCCGGTCGACGAACGCGTGGTGACGATCGAGGACTCGGCAGAATTGGTGCTGCAGCAACCCCACGTGGTGCGGCTGGAGACGCGCCCGCCCAACGTCGAAGGCAAGGGCGAAGTGACGGCCCGCGAGCTGGTGCGCAACACCCTGCGTATGCGGCCCGACCGGATCATCGTCGGCGAGGTCCGCGGCAGCGAAGTCTTCGACATGTTGCAGGCGATGTCGACCGGTCACGACGGCTCGCTCTGTACCATCCACGCCAACACGCCGCGCGACAGCATGGGCCGGCTTGAGATGATGATGCTGCTGGCGGGCTGGTCGATACCGCAGCGCGCCATGCGCCAGCAGATAGCCTCCGCCCTCAACGTCATCGTCCACGTCTCGCGCCTCTCCGACGGCTCACGCAAGGTGATGAAAATTTCCGAGCTGGTGGGGATGGAAGGCGACATGATCATGATGCAGGACCTCTTCGAATTCCATCGCACCGGCGTCAACGCACAGGGCAAAGTGCTCGGGCAGTACCGCAAAACCGGTATCCGCTCGGCCTACAAGGATCGCATCGAGGCCTACGGCTACAGCATGGATTGA
- a CDS encoding AAA family ATPase, producing the protein MLGRKSDGRKGALRVLLVGEDETRRAEIKSALESLGDPPLEIVSVTPQGGAQESSNGVAPADVTMVVFNGNEEASLDYLQKQAERSPRPALFALVRERSPGLMRQILRAGADELLFLPLDPGDATRALLKVSESQRREEKQQGGVICSVVSTVGGVGVSSLAANLALALRYTLSKRVALVDLDLQSGGLAVALNLEPERTIMALAEGEKKLDSIQLEAALSKHPSGIYLLAAPKRIEDSELVSEVTLGGALDLMRRLFDFVVVDCGGYINENVVAVWERSDHLFYVLDQSIGAARCCWRFIELFGRLGLSGVQPHFVLSRYVSHHPISEEQIINTLGRPIYAKIPRDEKALEKVQLLAKDLWQCAPNSALTRSYEDLARRLAAGSEDSDEAPGLMSRLRGVFGGRS; encoded by the coding sequence GTGTTAGGCAGAAAGAGTGACGGGCGGAAGGGTGCGCTCAGGGTTCTACTGGTCGGCGAAGACGAGACGCGGCGCGCCGAGATAAAGTCCGCGCTCGAGAGTCTTGGCGACCCGCCGCTCGAGATCGTCTCCGTGACGCCACAGGGTGGCGCCCAGGAGAGCAGTAATGGCGTCGCGCCGGCCGACGTCACGATGGTGGTGTTCAACGGCAACGAAGAAGCGTCGCTGGACTACCTCCAGAAACAGGCCGAACGCTCGCCGCGCCCCGCGCTGTTCGCGCTGGTGCGCGAGCGTTCGCCAGGACTGATGCGGCAAATCCTGCGCGCCGGCGCCGACGAGCTGCTCTTCCTTCCCCTCGATCCGGGGGATGCCACTCGCGCGCTGCTCAAGGTCAGCGAATCGCAGCGCCGCGAGGAGAAGCAGCAGGGCGGAGTTATCTGCTCGGTGGTCAGCACGGTCGGCGGCGTCGGCGTCTCGAGCCTTGCCGCCAATCTGGCGCTTGCGCTGCGCTACACGCTCAGCAAACGGGTCGCGCTGGTCGATCTCGATCTCCAGTCGGGCGGGCTTGCGGTCGCGCTCAACCTCGAGCCCGAGCGCACCATCATGGCGCTTGCCGAAGGGGAAAAGAAGCTCGACTCGATCCAGCTCGAGGCGGCGCTGAGCAAACATCCTTCGGGCATCTACCTGCTCGCGGCGCCCAAGCGGATCGAGGACAGCGAGCTGGTCTCCGAGGTGACCCTGGGCGGGGCGCTGGATCTGATGCGCCGGCTGTTCGACTTTGTGGTGGTCGATTGCGGCGGCTACATCAATGAGAACGTGGTCGCCGTGTGGGAACGTTCGGATCATCTGTTTTACGTGCTCGACCAGTCGATTGGTGCGGCGCGGTGTTGTTGGCGGTTTATCGAACTGTTCGGACGCCTTGGGCTCAGCGGGGTGCAGCCGCACTTCGTGCTGAGCCGGTATGTGTCGCATCATCCCATTAGCGAGGAGCAGATCATCAACACTCTGGGCAGGCCGATTTACGCCAAGATCCCGCGCGATGAAAAGGCGCTCGAGAAGGTCCAGCTGCTGGCCAAGGATCTATGGCAATGCGCGCCCAATTCGGCCCTGACCCGGTCCTACGAAGACCTCGCCCGCCGGCTCGCCGCCGGCAGTGAGGATTCTGACGAGGCGCCGGGCCTGATGTCGCGCCTGCGCGGAGTGTTCGGCGGCCGCTCCTGA